GGCATTCATATAATTCTCGCCCGGTTTGATTTCGCTAATCTTAATCCCGTCCATTGCCCGTTGCATTAGACCTGCCACGTCAATTCGTTCTTCATATGAACGTGACCGGTCGAGCTTAGGATGGGTCTTCGGTGCTGGCGGTGCAAAAATCGTACAGCAGTCTTCAAATGGCATGATTGATAAATTATACGTATCAATCTTTTCTGCCACTTTAATGATTTCAGTCTTGTCCATTGAAATCACTGGCCGCAATACAGGAAGTGCCGTCACATCATTGATTGCAATCATACTGTCCATCGTCTGTGAAGCCACTTGACCTAAAGATTCACCATTAAAAATGGCCTTACCATGGCGTTCCCGTGTAATGGCATCCATTAGACGCATCATTAACCGTCGTTGGACCGTCATTAAATAACCTTCAGGGACTTTTTCTTTGATTTCTTCTTGAATTTCCGTAAATGGAATCTGGATAAACTTCACACTACCAGAATAACTCGCTAACGTTGAAGCCAATTGCTTGGCTTTAGCTAACGCTTGTTCACTCGTATATGGCGGACTGAAGAAATGCACCATCTCCATATCAACCCCACGCTTCATGCCCAAGTACCCGGCAACTGGTGAATCAATCCCACCAGAAAGCATCAGCATCCCTTTACCAGCAGTGCCAACGGGTAAGCCCCCGGCACCATTAATGGTCTCAGAAGATAGGAAAATGCCGTTCATGCGAACTTCTACGCGAATGACAATATCAGGATGTTGCATCTTCACTTGAATACCAGCAACGTGATCTAAAATCTGACCACCTAACATGTCATTGATTTCGTTCGTGTCGTATTCAAAATGATGATCAGAACGACGGGTATTAACTTTAAACGTCATCCCAGGCTTAAATTGCGCTTGCACCATGGCAATCGCCGTTGCATAAACCTCGTCCATATCTTGAGCGACCCGAATACTTGGTGAAAAGTTTTGAATCCCAAAAACCAATTGTAACCGGTCCATGACACCTTGCGCATCTTCATCATGTAATGAAATGTGCATCCGGTCACGGTCAGCATGTACTTTTAACGTCGGAAAGTCGTGGAGCGCTTTGCGGACGTTACGGCCTAAGCTATCAATAAAGTTGCGGCGATTCTTGCCCTTAGTTGATAGTTCACCATAACGCACCATAATTTCAGTATATTGCATTAACAGGTTCCTTTCAGTTATGCGTCAGCATTGATCTTAGAAAATTTTTGATAGAGGTTATCAAAGACACGATTAAATTCATCCGCTTCGGCCAACGTATTGTTCTCATCTAAACTAATCCGAATAGCACTCGTGGCAATTGCTTCTGGCACTTGCATCGCCATTAGCGTACTGGAGGCCAGATGTTTTTTAGATGAACAAGCACTCGTCGTCGAAATATAAATGCCTTGGTCTTCGAACGCATGCACGATGGTTTCACCACGGACCCCATTAATCGTAAAACACAAAATATGCGGTGCAAAGCCAGCCGTTGGTTGACTAAAAATAGTCACTTTCGGGAGGTCCTTGATATGGTCATAGACGCGTTGCTTGATGGCTCGTTCACGAGCAACTTTAGCCGTTTCATCCGTTAATAAGAGCCGCAGCGCTTTTGCCATACCAGCAATTGCGGGCACGTTTTCTGTTCCCGAACGCCAGTTATCTTCTTGACCGCCACCTGTCATTAATGGCGCTAACTTGCGACCTTGACGGGCATAGATAAAGCCCACGCCACGAGGCGCATGAAATTTGTGCCCCGAAAACGTCACAAAATCAACCCGATCATTCATAATCAAGTTTTGAATCCCTTTGCCAATTCCTTGGACGGCATCCACATGAAAATGAATCTTAGGATAAGGTTTTAAAATCTCAGCGACATCTAACAACGGTTGAATCGTACCAATTTCATTATTGACCGCCATTACTGACACCAAAATCGTATCCGGGCGAATCGCCGCTTTTAAGTCGGCGGGATTAATCCGGCCTTCTTGGTCGACCGGTAAGTACGTAATATCAAAACCCAAATCAGCCAATTGTGCCATTGAGTTATGAATTGCGGGGTGTTCAACTGCAGTGGTAATGAGGTGTTTTCCAAAACTTCGCTTTTCAATGGCAGTTCCTTTAACGACCCAATTATCGCCTTCAGTTCCCCCAGAGGTAAAGAAGATTTCACTAGTTTTCGCGCCAATCAAATCTGCAATTTGGTGTCGTGATTGTTCCAACAAATGAAACGCATTTTCACCAAAATTGTGCAAACTTGATGGGTTACCCCAAACCTTTTGCGACACCTTAGCATAGGTTTCAACCACAGCTGGGGCAGCTTGCGTCGTCGCACTATTATCAAAATAAATCATACATGAGCCTTCACTTTCCAAAAAAGTCGTGCTAAGCACTTACTTTCGATAAGAATTCTTTGCAATTATACCAAATAATCACGTTGAAACAAGTCCTGCTGTCTGACCGTTCACCAGTCAGACACCCAATGACACCACTACTTTCTCAATAAAAAACCACCGTCACCGGTGGTTTTACTACTCAACATCATCTTTTTTTTGCGCATAATAACTGTCTTCAATTCGTTTATAAGCACCTGGATCGACCTTGTCAATCGCCGTCGCAATCACTTCTAGGCTATGGGCATAGTCATGGCCCTCATTAAACAATTGCTGAGCCGACACACTAGCTGCTTGAACCTCTTCATGATTCGTTTTATAACGGTTTGCATACTGTAATAGTTGTTCGGCTAAAATCGCTGAATCCATTAAATCAGTCGTTTTTTCTTTTAAGGTTGCCAAGTCGGCTTGAATCACAATCAATTGTTTCGTAATGTCATCCATATTAATCACTAACTTATTAATATCGTGATCTAAGCGTTCGATTTCTTTGCTGACAACAAAAAAGTAATCCAAATAGTCTTGCGGTAGCCCAGGCAAGTTTAGATTTTCCACTTGCCGTTTAACGGCATGGATTTCGAAATCAAAGCGTTGCAACGTTGATTGGGCTTTGGATTCCTCAGCCGCTAAGCCAGCAACCCCTTTATCAATCGCCACTTGTTCTTCCTCAATCCCTTTTAACTGCGCTGCTTGATCTGTGTAATGCGCCGCAATTTGGCTATAGACCGCTTGCTTACTCGTAATGGCCGTAACATCGGCCTGATAAACGGACTCAATATTTTTCAACTGTTCATTAAGTTCCCGCGTCCGTTCAACTTCATGGTCATTCAATGTGTAACTTTGTGCTAACCGATCCAATTCAATCTGTAACCGATGATTTTGGTTTATCGCATGGGTTAAAAATTGACTGATTTCAGCTTGCTTTTCATCAACGACCGCTTTGGCATCAATCTCTACCTGTAGCACATCATAGATATGGTCAATCCGCTTTTCAATGGCATGATTACCAGCTTCAGCCTCGGCAACCTTTAGCTCGCCAAGTAACGCCGTGTTCGCATCAATAGCTTGCTTTAAGGACTGAATTTCAGGTTCGATTGTAGCCACTTCAAAATGAAAATGTTGGTCCACTAATTGCTGGTATCCCATCGCTAATTCTTTGATTTGATCGGGGAACCCAGTGACCAAATCCTTATAGATTGGTGGAATCCGGTCAATATCTGCTTCTAAGGCACTCGTATCATGCCGCAACTGATCCAATACTTGTTCAGCTGCGTCATGATCACCGGCTTTGGCTAACTGTGAAAAACGATCAAAATCACTTTCAAGATTAGCGAGGCGATCTTCCAATTGGTCGATACTTGGCCCAAACGAAAAGTTTTGTGATAGCAATGTTTTCCGTAAATTCTGATATTTCTTTTCTAATTGTGCGACCGCTTGCCGATGGGCTTGGTCAGCGTCATCTAACGCTTTGAGTCCTTGTCGCGTCTCATCAATACTGGTCTCGACAATGGTTAAGGCCTGACTGGCTTTTTTTAGATTCTGTCGTGCCTCGACAAATTTGATTTTGCGCGTCAATTCTTTGGTTTGCGTCAACTGTTCACTGATTGCAGGTAACCGATCATTTTGAACCACTTGATCGTCATTTTGCAGCGTTGCCAACTTTTCTAACGACCCACCGGTTAACCCTAGTCTTTCGATTTTTTCAAAATCAGTTGCTTGCGCAGCGGCGACTAACGCTTGCTGCTGCGACGTTAGCTGCTGAATTTGTTTATCTATGTACAGTTGAAAGCCTTTGATCGCAGCGTAAATCACAATCGCGACAACCACAATACCGATTGCTACTTGCATATAAATGCCCCTTACTTAATTTAAATTACTGTATAATAGTTTAGTTGGTGGTTCACCCTGTCGAACCGCAACCTTGCATTTTGCTATCAATCCAATTAAAATCTAACACAAATTATAGCATAGTCGCAATTATCAAACAGTATGAATTTACTAACTTCTAGGAGGATTTTTTATGTCAACGACCGAAACTTCACTTATGAACCAACAATTAGATGCGCTACTCTACGAAGAAACCAACTTAATCGCGAATTTAGCGAACGCTAGTGCCCTCATTAAGACGACTGATACTAATCTTAATTGGGCCGGCTTTTACTTATATAATAGTAAAACCGACCAGCTTGACTTGGGACCATTCCAGGGTAAAGTCGCTTGTATGCATATTAAAAGTGGCGCTGGGGTGGTCGGCACGGCCTTTGATGAACAGTCGAGTCGCCGGGTCGCCGATGTTCATCAATTTCCTGGTCACATTGCTTGTGATAGTGCCAGTAATTCAGAATTAGTCGTGCCCATCACAAAAGACGGCCGTAAAATCGGCGTTTTAGACTTAGATTCACCTGATCTTGATCACTTCAGTGCTGCCGCTGAAGCTGAAATGGTCGAATTTGTCACTATTTTAACGCAACACATTGACTAATCAGACCTTAGCATGCTATGCTACTTATTGTGTAAAATAATGCAGCAGTAAGTGGTAAGCTCGTCAACAGATTGGTGCCAGTAATGGTCGGTTAGTAACCTGCGGCTGCAATGGCGAAAACTGCAGTCTAATCTGAACGAATATCGAACTTACATCGGATTATTTTACTCCAACTAAAATTTATTGGAGGATACAACATATGTCTCGTTATACAGGTCCAAGTTGGAAGATCTCCCGTCGTTTGGGAATGTCTCTTTCAGGTACTGGTAAAGAATTAGCTCGTCGTCCTTATGCTCCTGGTGATCATGGTCAAGGTCGTCACCCAAAGCTTTCTGAATACGGTACGCAATTACGTGAAAAGCAAAAGTTACGGATGATGTACGGTTTAACTGAACGTCAATTCTCTAACTTATTCCTTAAAGCTGGTAAGATTCGCGAAGGTAAGCATGGGGTTAACTTCATGATCTTACTCGAACGTCGTTTAGACAACATGGTTTATCGTTTAGGTTTGGCTACTACTCGTCGCCAAGCTCGTCAATTGGTAAACCATGGTCACATCACTGTTGATGGCAAACGTGTTGACATTCCTTCATACGAAGTTAAAGTCGGCCAAGTTATCTCAGTTCGTGACAAGTCTAAGAAGTTAATCGTGATTACGGGTGCTGTTGAAGCCGTCGTTTCACGTCCTAACTTTGTTTCATTCGATGCTGATAAGCTCGAAGGTTCATTGACTCGTTTACCAGAACGTGAAGAACTTGAAGCAGATATCGACGAATCACTTATCGTTGAATACTACAACAAACTTTAATTTCCGGTCGTTAAAAACACGTCGCATTCGCGGCGTGTTTTTTTGTGTCTAGGATTCTAAAGCCTGCCTGATGGCCACATAAATGGGACTTAACGTCACCAGTGTCTGCTTTAGATACGCTAACTGGTCAGCGTTATTTTGCAATAATAGTGACGTTAGGCTTAAGCTACGCCCAATTAATAATTCGCTATGCCGATACTGGTCAAACGTCGTAATCGCCTTAGTGATATTGGTCGGTGTGGCTGGTTCAGTCTGAGCAACCGTATGATTATTACTAATCACATAATCAGCGGGTAACGGTGCCAACCAAGTCTGTAAGTCAGCTGACGTCACTTGTGCTTGCAGTGCCGCCTTCCCTTCATCCAACAAATCTAAATAAATGAAGAGCCGATCCGGCCATAGCCCCAGTTCGAAATGCGGTAACGCTTTATACCGCCGGCGCTCATCACTAAAGGCGACCCAAGTATCAACCGGTGGATTTTTATAGCGGCGCAAATGTTGCGCGACGTGGGCATAAAACGGTCGCCCCGTTTGCGCCGTCAAGATTGGCATCAATTGAACGGCTAGGGCGTCAAACTTTGGATCAATGACTGTTTTAATTAAGTGCATTCGCCCCGCTAAAGTTGGCTCATCAAAAATCTTGAAATCACTTGCTGTAAACATGGTTATCCCCCTCTATCCATCGCTTTTGCCTACAGAACATGCTACAATACTATGATAATCGGAGAAAGGATGTTTGACAATGGCTGACACAGATAAGCAACCCGTTGATCGACTACAAACCGCGATGCATGGGACCCCTGAACTGCATCCAGATCAACAACATAAATATTTAGGCACGTTTCGCGAGCGGGTTGAACTTGCCGTCACCGTCTACCAAATCAAGCGCCATCACTACGTTGATCAATTGAATCAAGCGTTTCAGGCGCACCCAGATTATCGCCTCTTAATTAATGGCAATCTTGACCAAGATATTCTGGGACCTTATCTAAGGGCAGTTGCCCAGACGGACGTGCAATTCACCATCAAAACGGACGCTGTTTACCGGACTGAGGATACTAACTATGCCCTCGTCTTTGCCGCGCCGACCGCGATTAATCAACCCAACATTGATATTGACCAGTGTTACCAACCGGTCAATGACACCCCTAACAAGCCTACTAAATCAACTGGTTTGTTCGGACACTTTAAAAAGTTACTCTAAAAAAAACAAGCTTGGGTTGCACCCAGGCTTGTTTTTTTATGGCATTAATTTGATTTTACCCCACCATTTATGCAGGAAACAATTGATCTAATAATTGGGTAGCGACCGGTTGTGCTGTCCCAAACATCGGGAAACAATGCGGATAAAGTAGCGGTGCCGCATGAATCCCCAAGTAAACAGCCATTTCTGGATGTTCCGGCGTTAATGCGGCATAGAGATTAGGAATCATAACATCAATTCCCGCCACCTGCAGCTTCAAAGCCGCCGCTAACGCTTCTACCGCCTCAATATACGAATGATGCATATCTGCCGTAACATCTAAGCCATCGGCACCATTACCAAAGGTCGCATCTTCACGTAACAAGATTTGGGTGCCCCGACCAACGACTTGATCTAAATCCAACTGATAAGATGCTAACCGATATCGTTCGACGGTCCCCAGCTTAAGCGTTGATTGGGGCGCTTTAAATGCCGGTCCCCGTAAGGCCCGGGCATTTTTTCGATCCAATAACGTTTGTACCGTTGCACGACCATCGCCAACAATATTGGCTGGAATCCGTTCAAGAATTGCCGTGACACGGCCGCCAATCACCATGAACCGATAGCTTGACCCCACGATTAGTTCTTCGGCCATCACACTTTTAGTTTGTTCGAATAGTTGCTGGACCACTTGTTCAAATAATTGCCGTTCGGGCATGATGCGAAAGGCAACCACGGCATGGGCTTGATCGGTCGCTTTCAAGACAATGCCGCCGCCACGCACATAGCGATCATAATCTTTAATCAACTGATTAGCCGTGTGATAAGTTTGCGAGGCCGGCACCGCAACGCCCTGCTCCGCCATAATTTGCTTAGCCGCAACTTTATGCGTTAAAACAGTCGTTAACGCTTGCGGATTCAAGTCGGTCCCACTCCCATTAACCACTAATTGCGCCCGTTCACCTTGGGTCAATCGTAAAATATCTGCCGTAGCTGATACCACATCCACTTTAATGCCCCGCGCCAATGCGGGCTCGATTAATAGTTGACTCGATAAACTCAAATCCGTAAAACCAGGTAACTCAAATGGCGTCGTTTGCGTCGCAGTCTGATAAGTTTTGGCGCGTTCAAGTGCCCAAGCTAAAGCATCAGGCGCCATCGCAATTTGGGCACTCAATGTCTGCTTGGGGTCCGCAATGCGCGATTTTAACGCCGTTAACAGCGCGACATCACTGGCTGGTAACCCCTGCGCCGTAGCAAAATCCCGTAATGCATCCAAAACTTGCCGCGCCGGTTCAGCTTGAGCACTCGCCGTCGTCGGATTTTCAGACGTTACTTGCGTCATTAGTTGTGCTGCCTGCGTGTTAACCTGACCAACCATCGCAGTCGGTAAAGCCGGCATCATCACAAAGTAATTGGCTAACAAGCGCATGAACGCCAACACTTGGGGATTAACCCCAGTTGCTTGGGTTGGGTCTAAATCCAGTCCTCTAAATTCTAAGTAGTACACCCCTTGCTGACCAAGCTCGGTTAACTGACCGTTGCTTCGTAGCCGAACCGGACCCGCAAAGTCACGCGCCGTCGCCAATGTGCCCTGCCGAACTGCTGCTTGAATCTTCGTCACATACCGGTCAATTGAGCTATAATCACCAGCAACCTGGTTGTGCCGATTGACCGGTGCCTGGACACTCGTTCGTTGCCGTTTCGACTGCGTGTCTGTCACCATTAAGGTCGGCGTGGCACCGAACAGATACTGAATCAGCCAGTCCATACGGACGAAACCTTGAGCGACCTTCAAATAAATGGCATTCCGAAATTCAACATAACTGGCATACTGTTGATGGAATTTTTCAGTATATAAACGCATAAATAATTGTTCATTAAAACTTAAATTAACGTGAACCCCGGTCGTCATCAACTTCGTTATATCCCCGGTCTGTGCCTGTTTTTGACGGCGTTTGAAACCGGCCGCATCGGCATCGGCCAACGGAATCTGGGACTGATCTGCCGGTAGAATCGGCGTACTAGATAATGGCCATAAATACTCATCTGCTGCCAACGCCCGGCGCGCCGTTGTATTCAACCCCGTCAAGTAAGCCATTAATGGTTTAATGGCCGCAAACGCTGGCGTAGTTAACTTTAACTGGGTCTGGGCAAACCCATTGTGCAATTGCTGATTTTTCCGCTGATTGCCAAATGCCTTCGGATAAGGCTGGGGGCTTAATTCACCTTGCCCATTGACCCGGTGCATCGTAACTTCTAACCCTAAGTTCATCTGGTGTACCAGGGGAACTAATTGATAGTGCTCAATCGCTTGCCCAACTGCATCTAATTTCATTTTATCAATCCTTATCTATTTTATAATTTTATTGCTGGTAACTGGCCCTAACGTTAAACCGAATCTTTCAGGGTATCTCCCCTTAAATGTTATAATAATTGGGACTAGTTTTGCAAGAACAAGGAGGAGAACGGATGCAACAACCATTAGCTTATCGGATGCGACCCCAAACTATTGAAGAAGTCGTTGGTCAACGCCAACTGGTTGGTCCCGGTAAGATTATCGCCCGCATGGTCACGGCCAAACGCCTCTCATCAATGATTCTATACGGTCCGCCCGGTACTGGCAAGACCAGTATTGCGAGTGCCATCGCTGGCTCAACCAAATATGCGTTCCGCATGCTGAACGCCGCAACCGATAGCAAGAAACAATTACAAATTGTTGCCGAAGAAGCTAAGATGAGTGGGACCGTCATTTTATTACTGGATGAAATCCATCGGCTTGATAAAACCAAACAAGATTTTTTATTGCCACATTTAGAAAGTGGCCGCATTATTTTAATTGGGGCTACGACGGAAAATCCTTACATTAGCATCAATCCGGCGATTCGCAGTCGGACTCAGATTTTCCAAGTCACGCCATTAGCACCAACTGACATTGAAATTGCCGTTAAGCGAGCGTTACAAGATGACAAGCGTGGGCTGGGTCAATATCACGTCGACCTCGACCCGGCCGCCTTACATCATCTGTGTACTGCCACAGACGGCGATCTACGGAGTGCCTTAAACGGCTTAGAACTGGCTGTCTTATCGTCGCCCCCCACCGAACAGGACCATCGCGAAATCACGCAACCAATTATTGAAGAGTGTTTACAAAAAAAGGCGCTCTCCGCCGATAAGGATGGCGATGCCCACTATGATGTCATCTCCGCCTTCCAAAAGTCAATTCGCGGTTCCGATGCTAATGCAGCCTTACATTACATGGCACGGCTCGTTGAAGCTGGTGATTTAAAGAGTTTAACGCGCCGCTTGTTGGTCATCGCTTATGAAGATATCGGCTTAGCCAACCCGCCCGCATGCCAACGGGCCGTCGCTGCGGTTCAAGCTGCCGATCAATTGGGCTTTCCCGAAGCCCGAATTCCATTGGCTAACGCCGTCATTGAATTGGCCTTATCACCTAAATCCAATTCAGCGATGCTAGCCATTGATGGTGCCTTAGAAAAAGTTCGCGCTGGCCATTTTGGTGATATTCCGGCCGACTTAAAAGACGCGCACTATGCCGGCGCCGCCAAGTTAGGTCATGGGGTTGGTTACGATTATCCGCATGACCATCCTGGTGATTGGGTCGCACAACAATACTTGCCAGATGCCATTAAACACGCTGATTATTATCAACCCAAAGCCAATGGCCGCTTCGAACCAGCCTTAGGTGATCAATATCGCAAATTACTCAAAGCCAATCAGCGTAACCGCTAACAAGATTATGCCTAGGGCCATCGTTGCAACTTTAAAGCGAATATGCTAGACTAATAGTCGAAATTACTAAGGTGTGCGCATTGCTCTAAAAAAAGTGTTGCCGAACAATTAATACTACTTTGGGACTAACTTTAGCTAGTTATCATAACATGCCTTATCATTTGGTAGTTAGAGGGCTAGACAGCCGGTCCCACCTGCCTTGAAGCGGGTCAATACTGAAGAGCGATTAACGGCACCACTAGTTTTTCCGGAAGCTTGCTTCCGTGGGTCAGGACTTGTTCCTGACCCTTTTTGTTTACACCAGCTTACTAAATTTAACTTTCGGAGGTTTCGTTTTGATTACCTTATTACTCAGTGTCTATACGCTAATTGCGGCCTTACTAGGAAGCTACTTAGTTCGGCATCAAGCCCAACCGTTTCTAACCTTTGATCCTACTAAATCTCCAGCCGTTCGCCACATTGCACGTTACGGGGGCAGCCTGATGTTATTGGTCGCTCTCGGCAGTGTGCTGACGATTTTTTATCAAAGCATCGTCTTAATCGCCTTAGTCTTAGCCAGCGGTTGCTTGATTATGATGGCAATTGCCCTCCTTCTCATGACTTTTATGCAAATCTAAGAGAAAACGCTTTTTATTTTTTACGAAAACCTTTACAATATAAGTATCAAGTATTGAGGGGTGAGAATGATGTTACAACAATACCAACACATCTTAGTTCCCGTTGATGGTTCTTATGAAGCGGAATTAGCATTCAAAAAGGCCGTCGCTGTTGCGAAACGAAATGGACCAAGTGCTTCAGTTCATATGGTGCATGTCGTGGATACTCGGGCTTTCCAAAACATTTCTAGTTTTGACACAACCATGGTTGAACAAGTTACCGACACCGCACAAAAGACTTTAGACAAGTATGTTGCCGAAGCCAAAGCGGATGGCCTTAACAATGTCGACTATTCCATTGAATATGGCGCACCCAAGACGATTATTGCGCGCGATGTGCCTAAAGATTTAGGCGTTGACCTCATTATGATCGGTGCAACTGGTTTGAATGCCGTTGAACGATTATTAATTGGTTCAGTTACCGAATATGTCACTCGGATGGCAGTTTGCGATGTCTTAGTCGTTCGGACTGATTTAGAGAACAAACCTGCACCAAAACCAAAGAAAAAGTAATCTCACTGACTTAAAGTGACCTGTTCCAAACCTAATTGACTGGTAACCTGGTGACAAGCTGTCATCCGTTTATCAGTCAATTTTTTTATGCTAAAAGGCACTTAAACGCAATGTTTAAGTGCCTTTTGAGACTATTGTGGATCACCTGGTGCTTTGACAGTGCCATCCGCCCTAACAATCCAACAAAGTCCTTCTGGCGTGACAAAAGTCCAGCCACCCGTTGAACCTTGGTCGATTTTCAACTCATCCATTGAATAGCCACCAAAATCGCCACCATCAGGAAATGCCGCAGTTAACGCCGCCTTCGCTTGGTCTTCAGTTAAGCCAGTTGAACTGGACGCACTACTACTGCTACTATCTGCAGTCCCGCGCGTACCGGTACTGGTTTCGGAACTGGACGCTTCATCGGTGGTCGTCGATGAGTCGTCATCGGAATCAGTCGACGAGTCAGTCGCTGTTTCTTCATCACTGTAACCACTCACCGATTTATTAGCCGCAATCAATTTTTTGTTTTTTAGATTACTCGACTTGGCAACCCCATTCTTAAAATCAGCATAAGCTAATTTATTCGTCTTATTCAAGTATTCAATAATCCCATCGCCCAAAGTACTTTGCTCAGGAATTGTCGTGAAGAGCTGATCAACACTTTCAGTTTGACCAGCTTTAACTTTTAGGACGCCACGCTTTTTCGATAATTTTTTGTCATCATTTAAGATAAAGACAAACTTAGTCCGGTTAAATTTAATTGTCTTTTTCGACCTATTAGTGACTTTCATCGAAACCACATAAACTGGATCGGCATAATTATCCTTGGTCTCATCTTGATCAAGTTTAAATTTAAAGTTGACCTTGGCTTTATCGGCCTTTGTCAAATTTTGATAATACACCGTTTCAGTCTTCGCTGCCGTTTTTGTGGCAGTTTTTTTCGTCATCAGCGCACCACTACGCTTAAAACTACACCCGACCAACAACAAGACACTCCCAATGACCATCACCACTAATTCAAATTTACGTCTCATCACAGTTTATCCTCCACAATTGATCGTCTCCCGGCACTAATCATTAAAATCATAAACAACCGTCCCATTTTCAACAATATACAAATACCGATCCTCATTCTCAGGATTGACTAACTGAACTTTGACATCATGATCCTTCGTCGGCATTTTGTCAGCCATTTCCTCAGAGATTTTTTTGAATTTTTCCAGATAAGTTGAAATAATGCCATTACCGTCATTGTAAGTAATCACATCCTCAACGGCCTGATAAAGCTTGGAATCATAATCTGGAATCACTCGAATTGTGTTCGTGCGTTTTGAGTAATAAACTTCATTGCTTGACCCGAGGTGCTCGGTAACTACCGTTTGACTAATATCAGCAATCGCCTGTTCCGACAAATGGTTCCGCTGATAAGTATCATAGCCATACTTCCCCAAACCAACTACGATAACCAAGACAATCACGCCAATAATAATTGATAAACTACTGTGACTAGCTGGCGCTGTGGGTGCAGACTGACTGGTTGATTGATTGACCGGTGGGACATCAGCAACTGGCACTGATTGCTGCGGCTGCGTTGCCGACGTTACCGGTTCAGTTTCACCGGTCGCACTTGCCGGCATATCAGCCTGAGAACTTGGTTTTTCA
This genomic window from Lactobacillus sp. CBA3606 contains:
- the gshAB gene encoding bifunctional glutamate--cysteine ligase GshA/glutathione synthetase GshB; translated protein: MKLDAVGQAIEHYQLVPLVHQMNLGLEVTMHRVNGQGELSPQPYPKAFGNQRKNQQLHNGFAQTQLKLTTPAFAAIKPLMAYLTGLNTTARRALAADEYLWPLSSTPILPADQSQIPLADADAAGFKRRQKQAQTGDITKLMTTGVHVNLSFNEQLFMRLYTEKFHQQYASYVEFRNAIYLKVAQGFVRMDWLIQYLFGATPTLMVTDTQSKRQRTSVQAPVNRHNQVAGDYSSIDRYVTKIQAAVRQGTLATARDFAGPVRLRSNGQLTELGQQGVYYLEFRGLDLDPTQATGVNPQVLAFMRLLANYFVMMPALPTAMVGQVNTQAAQLMTQVTSENPTTASAQAEPARQVLDALRDFATAQGLPASDVALLTALKSRIADPKQTLSAQIAMAPDALAWALERAKTYQTATQTTPFELPGFTDLSLSSQLLIEPALARGIKVDVVSATADILRLTQGERAQLVVNGSGTDLNPQALTTVLTHKVAAKQIMAEQGVAVPASQTYHTANQLIKDYDRYVRGGGIVLKATDQAHAVVAFRIMPERQLFEQVVQQLFEQTKSVMAEELIVGSSYRFMVIGGRVTAILERIPANIVGDGRATVQTLLDRKNARALRGPAFKAPQSTLKLGTVERYRLASYQLDLDQVVGRGTQILLREDATFGNGADGLDVTADMHHSYIEAVEALAAALKLQVAGIDVMIPNLYAALTPEHPEMAVYLGIHAAPLLYPHCFPMFGTAQPVATQLLDQLFPA
- a CDS encoding replication-associated recombination protein A gives rise to the protein MQQPLAYRMRPQTIEEVVGQRQLVGPGKIIARMVTAKRLSSMILYGPPGTGKTSIASAIAGSTKYAFRMLNAATDSKKQLQIVAEEAKMSGTVILLLDEIHRLDKTKQDFLLPHLESGRIILIGATTENPYISINPAIRSRTQIFQVTPLAPTDIEIAVKRALQDDKRGLGQYHVDLDPAALHHLCTATDGDLRSALNGLELAVLSSPPTEQDHREITQPIIEECLQKKALSADKDGDAHYDVISAFQKSIRGSDANAALHYMARLVEAGDLKSLTRRLLVIAYEDIGLANPPACQRAVAAVQAADQLGFPEARIPLANAVIELALSPKSNSAMLAIDGALEKVRAGHFGDIPADLKDAHYAGAAKLGHGVGYDYPHDHPGDWVAQQYLPDAIKHADYYQPKANGRFEPALGDQYRKLLKANQRNR
- a CDS encoding universal stress protein: MLQQYQHILVPVDGSYEAELAFKKAVAVAKRNGPSASVHMVHVVDTRAFQNISSFDTTMVEQVTDTAQKTLDKYVAEAKADGLNNVDYSIEYGAPKTIIARDVPKDLGVDLIMIGATGLNAVERLLIGSVTEYVTRMAVCDVLVVRTDLENKPAPKPKKK
- a CDS encoding zinc ribbon domain-containing protein; protein product: MKFCIKCGQKIEADSEFCPFCGTKQPPLPEKPSSQADMPASATGETEPVTSATQPQQSVPVADVPPVNQSTSQSAPTAPASHSSLSIIIGVIVLVIVVGLGKYGYDTYQRNHLSEQAIADISQTVVTEHLGSSNEVYYSKRTNTIRVIPDYDSKLYQAVEDVITYNDGNGIISTYLEKFKKISEEMADKMPTKDHDVKVQLVNPENEDRYLYIVENGTVVYDFND